The window TATACTCAGGAACTTAAAGAATAAGCAGAATGAGTTTGGAACGCTTGCCTCACAGATCATAAACTCTTTCGAGCAGGAAAAGAAACTCTTAAGGGCTAAGGAGGCAGCAGAAAGCGCCGACAGGGCAAAAAGCCTGTTCCTTGCAAACATGAGTCATGAAATCAGAACCCCGATGAATGTCATAATGGGGTTTTCAGAGCTCCTTAAACAGCAGGTAAATGACAGGAAACTGCAGGAATATATTTCAGGTATAATTGTAAGCAGCAAGAACCTTCTTATGCTCATTAACGATATACTCGATTTGTCGAAAATTGAGGCTGACAGAATTGAAATAAGGCATGAACCCGTAAGCCTTCACCTGCTTCTTAATGAAATATCGCGGATATTTACCTCGACGCTGAGGCGGAAGGGGGTAAGCTTTAATATGAAAATTGAGCCCGGGGTTCCGGGAACATTACTGCTCGATGAGGCCCGCCTTCGCCAGATCCTCTTCAACCTGATAGGAAATGCAGTGAAGTTTACAGATTCCGGAATGGTCACCCTCAACGTCAGGTCCGAAGCCAAAAGTGAGGACGGCGGTAAAGCGGACCTCTATTTTGAAGTTTGTGACACAGGCATTGGCATTCCGGAGGATCAGTACGAACTCATCTTCGAGGTCTTCCGGCAGCGCGAGGGGCAGAGTAATAAAAAGTACGGTGGAACTGGCCTGGGACTTACAATAACCAAAAGGCTCGTTGAAATGATGAACGGCCGCATTTCCGTTGAAAGTAAAATGGGCTCGGGAAGCACATTCAGGTTTAACCTGCCTGATGTGGAAACTGTTCCCGGGGGAGAAGAGTATTCTACACTGGTTTCCTATGAAGAGGTCACTGAGACATTGGCTGAACCCATGAAGGTCAGCGAAAATGCCGGAAGGTACCTTTCCAATGACCTGATGAGCCGGTGGCAGTCGGTTAAAGACGGAATGATGATTGATGAAATTACAGCCTTTGCCTCAGAAGTAAAAAAGCTTGGAGAGGAAAACTCCTCTGATATCCTTATCAGCTACGGGGATGATCTCTTTCAATCGGCGGATACTTTCAGGGTGGAAAAAATAAACGAACTCCTTGAGGATTTTCCTAAACTTGTAGAAAAACTTGTCTAAAAAATCATATATTTACGAAGTTGTTTCCGGGGTATTACTTATTGCCCGGAATAATGGGAATTATTAAAAGATAAGAAAGAATTATGGACATTTCAGAAACACAACTGTCACAAATTAAAAGAAAAAAGATTCTTATTGTTGATGACCTGCCTCAGAACCTGCAGGTTCTGGGAAATACACTGAGGGATTGCGGATTTCAGATCGCCTTTGCCACCAGCGGCAAGCAGGCCCTCAGTATAGCCGCTTTAAAGATGCCCAATTTAATTCTGCTCGATATGTCTATGCCTGATATGGACGGGCTTACAGTATGCAAAAAACTAAAGGAAGATGTAAAAACAAAGAACATTCCGGTTGTATTTCTTACGGCAAAAACAGAGTCTGAAAACATAATGAAAGCCATGAAAGCCGGGGGTAACGATTACGTAGTAAAACCGTTTAATACCGACGACCTGATAGGTAGGATCTTATTCCACCTTGGCCTTGATAAAACCGGCCTGGCAGAGAATTCTTCTAACAACTCCTTAGCCTTAATGACCGCCCTTATGGGTGAATACCTTGAGAGGTGGAAAAATGTTAAAGCCGGTCTTTTTATTAATGACGTCATTGACTTTGCAAAAGGCGTTCAGGAACTGGCAAAGGGGCATAAAGTAAAAGCGCTCCTGGATTATGGCGAAGAGCTTTACGTTAATGCCGACAAGCTGAATATTGCAAAAATGACTGAACTTATTGACCAGTACCCTGTACTCGTAAAAATGCTTTACAAGCAGTAGGTTGTTACTTTATGAACCTGATGCTTATCGCATAGCGGTACCTGACGCCGTTATTAGCCTGTAGAGCGCCGATTATTGTTGCAACGAGGTAGTAGATGCCTAGAGCAATAACAAGAAGCCCGATAATAATAATCGATGCAAGATGCGGCTCGCCATGCTCCGAGGAGATTATAGACAGAACAAAAGACACCAGAAGCACCAAAAAATAAATCAGCACTGAAATCTGAAAATTAAGCACTTCCTTGCACTGGTCGACTGTAAAATGGAATTCACGTTTTGATGTCCAGATTACAATAGGAAGGATAAGATTCCCGAATGGTATAATGAACCCCGAAAACACGCTAAGATGAGCCAGTGTAGCCCACTTCTTGTCCTCAAAGAGAATTGTTTCTTCCATTACAGCACCCCTTTTTATATTTTTAGACGCTCCTGACAGGATAAAAGTTCTATATGCCAGATTTGAAACTCATGGCTGATTAAGAAAATTAAAAGAAGCTTCCGAACGTGTAAATGAGTTCCGGGAAAATCTGTTCTGATTGTTACTAGAACCTTTGAATTTCCTTTTATTACCGCTTAATGTCTGATCAATATTGAGTCTGCTTAAAAGTGAACTGCCTGGATTCATATGTACATAGCAGGCGTTGGCGCTTGATGGTCTGCCTGTTAAGATTTTTTATCCACAATCTTCCTGCTCATCTCTTTAACCTCTTTAAGTATTTTGGGTCCTTTCTTTGCTTTAAGCGAAAGCACAATGGACGCCGTAAGAATCAGCGCAATTACGCCAAGAGATATTCCTATAGGTATATGGATTATGTCGCTTAGCAGCATCTTTAAGCCCACAAACATCAGTATAAGAGCAAGGCCGTAAGAAAGGTAAACAAACTTCTCTATTATACCCGCCAGTGCAAAATAAAGCGACCTGAGGCCAAGTATTGCAAATACGTTTGAAGTAAAAACTATAAACGGGTCGGAAGAAATTGCAAGAATAGCCGGAATTGAATCCACGGCAAAGATCAGGTCTGTGGTTTCAATAAAAAGAAGCACTATGAATAAGGGGGTGGCATACCTGATGTTGTTCTTTCTTACAAAGAATTTGTCCTCTTCGTAGGAGGGCAGTACGCGTATGTATTTCCGGGCCAGCTTCAGGACGGGATTTTTCTCCGGATGAACTTCCTTGTCTTTTTCTGAAATCATCCTGATCCCAGTATAAATCAGGAACACCCCAAAGACGTAGATGATCCAGTGAAACTGCTCAATTAAGGCAACCCCGGCAAAGATGAAAATGACCCTCATTATGAGGGCTCCGAATATTCCCCAGAAAAGAACCTTGTGCTGATATAATGGCGGTACTTTGAAAAAAGAGAACACAAGTACAAAGATAAATATGTTATCCACGCTGAGCGACTTTTCTATTAAATAGCCGGTAAAAAACTCCAGCGCTTTCTGCTCACCTTTCCAAAAATAAATCCCTATGTTAAACAGGAGGGCAAGTGCAATCCAGACGGCACTCCATATCAGAGCCTCCTTAACTTTTACCACGTGCGAGGTTTTATGAAAGACCCCAAGATCCAAAAACAGCATAACCAAAACAAAAACGAGAAAAAGAATCCATTCCATTAAATACTCCATTTACTTCCAATGAATAAAATCTTGCTGCACTTATTCTAAAAGGCAGAACTGGCAATTGTTATTACTGAAAAATAGGGAGCTCAGCCCCTTGGAGGCCGCGGAATAACATCAACTACCATCCTGAGCTCCTTTGGAGGAAGTAATTCCGGTTAACATCAGAAAACATAATATGAAAATGAATCTTATCATTATCTTGGTAGAAATTCTTTCCTTAAAAATGGCTTACTAAAAATTAACGCCATGGGGCATAAAATTGTTCCCTTTAACATTATGAAGCCGGCAAATGAAATACGAAACAGAATTTAATTATTCATTTTTGTTTTGATACTAAAAGTTGGATTCCATATTTTGCTATGTGGCTTAGCTCTCTGGCTGTTTAATAAACTTTTTCTATCTTTAATATCTGGAGTTAGTAAATGGCGAACAGTAGAACCGGAATTCTTTCCTCACTCATTCCAGTCCTTATATTTACATTTATCTTTTATTCATGCAAAAGTGAAACTCCGGTTGCTCCTCCTGTACAATACGGATTAAAAGGGAAAATTGTAGATTCATCCGGTGCGGCCATAAGCGATGTTAAGATCCGCTGTACGTTTTATAAAAACTTTCTCCCCGCGGAGGCTGATATGCATGCAGGCTTAAGTAAGCTTAACGATGCTAAAGATTACCAGTTTATGTTATACCAGAATTTCCCAAATCCTGTTTTATTTGAGACTTTTTTCAGGTTTTCCATTCCCTCGGAAGGGGATGTTACCTTCAGGATTATGGATAGAACCAAACCGGATACCTTTTTCAGCCTTACGGAAAAGTTATCCGCGGGCCTTTATCAGATTGGCATTAGAAATTTCGGAGACAGCTTAAAACTGAAAAATGGGTTTTACAGGTATTCTGTTGATTTCAAAAGTAAGACCGGTGCAACCCTCTCCGATTCAAAAGAGCTATTTCTAATAAGCGCAACTGGCAATCCTTACGCAGTAAGTGATGCTGAAGGAAATTACTTTCTGGATTATTATGATATTATGGCAGGGGATACCTTAACCGTAAAGCCGGATGAGAATTCTCACTCAGAATACATTCTGGGAAATGAAGTCTATCTGCAGCTTGAAAAGGAAGGTTATTATCCCACTGTTATAAAGACATCCCTGATAAAGGACGCTTTATTGAAAAGAGATATTGTAATGAGGAGTATTAAATGAAAAGAACATCTTTTTTCGCAGCTTTACAGATTTTTATCCTCCTTTTTACCGGAGCAGTCCATCCTCAGAGCGGTTGGAATTGGATTTCACCATATCCCCACGGGAATGTAATCTATTCAATGTCTGTAACCGGCAATTACACGTATTTCCTTTCCAACATGAATACTGTTAGTGTCACGCGCGACAGCGGCAAAACTGCCGGGAACCTTTCTGTTTATTCGACTCCCAAAGAAAATGTCGGGCTGGAACAGTCCATCGCTTTTGCTGACAGCCTGAACGGATTTCTTCTTTCTTCATCAGGTGAGTTTAGAACTACTGACGGAGGGAAAACCTGGGTCCCCACGGTAAATACCGGGTCACACAGAGTGACATTTGCAGATTCCAGGACGGGCTGGGAAATAGGCTCTAAATCCATACTTAAGACTACAAACGGCGGCCAAAGCTGGTTTGAGCAGACTTCTTCAGCCTGGTCATCCGATAGATACTTAAGCTGCATATATGCACTTGATTCACTTAAGGTATGGGTGATTCCCTCTCCATACGACCTCTCTAAAGCAGATAATATTTATTATAGCCGGGATGGCGGAAAAACATGGATACCTCAAAATGCCGGCCTTGCTTCAAACTCATTAAATCAGGTTACGCTGACGGATTTGAAAATAAACAGCTCAGGACTCGGCATTCTGACTGCTTCTATAAAAGAAACACAAAGTCAGACCCCCTGGATTCCCCGGTCTGTAATTCTCAGGACTGAAGATTTCGGGACAACATGGGTCGTAATTGACAGCTCTATCAGAGGAGACCTCAAAAGTATAATTTCTGTTAGTGACAGCATCTGGATTATTCATGGAACGGGGAAAGATGTTGAAAATATGACTTTACAGTACAGGAGCACAGATTTCGGAGGCTCCTTTACCGGTGGTACAATCATAAAGCCTGAGGTTTCCAATGCGTTCTTTTCCAGTTCAATTTATAACCCCCGGCAGAAAGTTATATTCCTGGCAACATTCTGGGAATTGTACAGATCTTTAGACTTAGGACTTACATATTCGAGGGTCACTTCTGAAACAGCTCTTAATGTTTTTGATTTTGCACTAGACAACAACAGCTCTGGCCCGCAAAAAGCTTTAGCTGTTTCCAGGAATTATAATGAGTATCTCTTTAGCCAGGATGGAGGCAGGACGTGGTCTAAGAATATACTCGAATTTTCCAGCCAGTCGGAATATATGATTGGAGTTAGTATTTCATCGGGAATATCATACATTTTCACCTCTGAAAATGTTTATAAATCAGCTTACGGCAACAGAAAATGGATTAGAAACAGTTATCCCGGTCCCTTCCGGCCAAACTCATATTTTTATTGCGGCTCCTTTGAAGGCGATAAGCTTTTTTATCTCTTTGATACCTATGCGCCTCCTCTTTACTATTCCGCCGATGGTGGGGCGAAGTGGATCAGTTCACCAATGCCCGCAGATTATACGTTCAAATCACTTAAATTCGCTGGTTCTGAAGAAATTATAGGATGCGGAAGTTACCGGAATTTATCAGTGGAAAATGGGTTTATTTTTGCGGGCCAAAGCGGTGGCACAAACTGGAAGATTACGCAAACTAAGGAAATCCTGACTGATATAGCCATGACTTCCGGAAACACCGGATTCTGCTTGTCGGATTATAAAATGTTTATGACGAATGACAACTGGAATTCAATGCGGCAAGTCTTTGATTCAGCCCCAAATGCATATATTGATGCAGTGACTTTCGAAGATTCAGCACATGGATTATTAAGAACCAGTAATTATCATTTTTATGATACTTCCGATAAAGGAGACTCCTGGCACCAGAGCGGACTTGAGATGCCAATGTCGATGAGAGTTAAAAAAATGCAGTATAATAACCAGGGCGACCTTCTTGTTCTTGGGGACCGCGGGTTTATA of the Ignavibacteria bacterium genome contains:
- a CDS encoding TerC family protein gives rise to the protein MEYLMEWILFLVFVLVMLFLDLGVFHKTSHVVKVKEALIWSAVWIALALLFNIGIYFWKGEQKALEFFTGYLIEKSLSVDNIFIFVLVFSFFKVPPLYQHKVLFWGIFGALIMRVIFIFAGVALIEQFHWIIYVFGVFLIYTGIRMISEKDKEVHPEKNPVLKLARKYIRVLPSYEEDKFFVRKNNIRYATPLFIVLLFIETTDLIFAVDSIPAILAISSDPFIVFTSNVFAILGLRSLYFALAGIIEKFVYLSYGLALILMFVGLKMLLSDIIHIPIGISLGVIALILTASIVLSLKAKKGPKILKEVKEMSRKIVDKKS
- a CDS encoding response regulator, which codes for MDISETQLSQIKRKKILIVDDLPQNLQVLGNTLRDCGFQIAFATSGKQALSIAALKMPNLILLDMSMPDMDGLTVCKKLKEDVKTKNIPVVFLTAKTESENIMKAMKAGGNDYVVKPFNTDDLIGRILFHLGLDKTGLAENSSNNSLALMTALMGEYLERWKNVKAGLFINDVIDFAKGVQELAKGHKVKALLDYGEELYVNADKLNIAKMTELIDQYPVLVKMLYKQ
- a CDS encoding T9SS type A sorting domain-containing protein, which translates into the protein MPADYTFKSLKFAGSEEIIGCGSYRNLSVENGFIFAGQSGGTNWKITQTKEILTDIAMTSGNTGFCLSDYKMFMTNDNWNSMRQVFDSAPNAYIDAVTFEDSAHGLLRTSNYHFYDTSDKGDSWHQSGLEMPMSMRVKKMQYNNQGDLLVLGDRGFILKLSEKNSQNKTEEQETSQKLKYELFQNYPNPFNPVTQISFSLHEKGSVELKVFDVLGREIKTLLNEVKDAGTYSVPFNASELPSGIYISRLKAGSEVMVRKMLLLR
- a CDS encoding DUF4870 domain-containing protein, which codes for MEETILFEDKKWATLAHLSVFSGFIIPFGNLILPIVIWTSKREFHFTVDQCKEVLNFQISVLIYFLVLLVSFVLSIISSEHGEPHLASIIIIGLLVIALGIYYLVATIIGALQANNGVRYRYAISIRFIK